A window of Daucus carota subsp. sativus chromosome 2, DH1 v3.0, whole genome shotgun sequence genomic DNA:
cattatttttttttgtttttatagcaAACGAGTGAAGTTTAAAAGACATCGAAAGGTTTTCTAAAAAGTTCATTACACATACATATGAGTATTACGTTTTTGTACTGAAACATGTATGATCAAGCGAATTAAACGGTCATTAAGCGTAATAAAATAACGTTGACACACtgactttttaatttttctatattatgTCTATTACCTGCTCTGTCCCATAAATAGTGTCTGGGTTTGACTTTTAAAAGTCAAATTAACCAGCTTTACTAACAAATTAAACTTATCATgtgataaattttcaattttcgaAAAATGTCATAATTGAATTTGGAGGCTCTACCTTAACAACCGATTTACAAATTTGTAtgataatatatgaatatttttaaaatattgattaaGGTTTGATAAATTTGACTTTGAAGAGTTGAATAAAGACAATAATTATGAGACAGAAGgagtatattataattatattaaaaatttaaaactatcGCGTTTTCATAAGAATATTATAAGTCTCAATTTTGATTACCGCACAACtgttaattttgaatataatattatatataaaaatttatatatatgtatatattattaactCATCGGCcaactcaaaattttatttgaacatTCGTTTGTAGGTGAGAAGGTTCATCAAGTCGATTTGTGTTTTCTTAACATCTAGAATATCTATTCAAACAAGTTTCGAacgttaaatttaaaaatcatgtaaAAATACAGTGATTCGATAAGTTCAAAGTGATTTTCAACAAATTTAGAATTTTCTCTCTCCTATTTTTAAAGAGTATTTTTAATTTACTACTAgtggatataatatttatttcctTCCAGTTTTATTCCTTTCGCTCTCCAAAATTTCTTTAgggaataataaaatataaataaagaataagtacaataaaaataatttgagtttatcgtaatatttaatttatatgtgtTATTTTTCGGATAGCGATTTCTGAAGGAGAGATGCACGATAGGGATGCACCGAAGAGAGAAGGCTAAAAAGATTTCATTCTTATCTTATTAAACGAGATATCGATCACTTTTTCAAAGCAGTGATGGTAGCAAAGGGCCCACCTCTAACGGAGCTTTCACAATATTTTTTGTCGCACAATCTACAATCAAATTTATGTACTTACGAAAAAGAATGAAAGCGAAAGAGCCTTTGACCTAGTATTTTCGAGTCAAATTCCTCTTAACCTACACCCACCGTCCGATCAAATCTCCCAAAGCAACATCAACCGTCGATCACAGGAAACTAAGTCGGTTAGAGTCTCTTAAACTTTCCAAACACTTTTTGTCACTTTCCCACTCTCTGGTCTCTACTAGTCTAgtttacacacacacaaacacacacagtgCTTGTGTTGTGTAtctttacaaataaaaaaaatattcacacCTTCTCTTCGGTGCTGCAAAAAGATCATCACACTCAAGGTTGCTCCTTTGATCTCTCTTGTTTATCTTTTGCATAGATTATTACTACCCATTTGCTTGTTTTGTGCagattgttttttatttatttattacagACATGTTTTAGATTTGTTTTATGACCATGTTTCTTGTATACCCACATGGTGTTTGGAACTTTTAGTTTATTTGACTAGTGTATCTAAAAGGGGTTTGCTTTAAATGGTATTTTAATGCTTGGACTATAAATTTAATGAAGAACTATTTGGCAAGAATCTTGTTCTTTCTACTTGAAGAAAGAACATGATTCTTCTGTTGTTTTGTGCATTTGAGTAGTTAAATGGATATGGGCTTTGTGTTATAAGCTTTGTTTTGTactataattcatatttaatgTTTGTTGACTTGTTATTTAAATAATCCATTGTTAATTGTTGAATATTTGGGTTATAATGATTTTGTGGGTTTTTTAATCTGTCTTTCTTCTTGTAGTTCTGGAGTTTGTCATGGCTGGAGAGCTGAAACCCGAGAAATGTATCCTCCTCTACTTGATGAAATTATgtatagttttattttagctTTTAGCTTGGGTGCATGATCATTGGTATTCACAATCTCATGTTGTGTAGTATATCATTCGACTACATGTCTGCTTATGGTGATTTTACTTACTTGTGTTGATACCGTTAACTGATTTCGTTAGGCTGACTGTTTTTTTCATCTGTTGTTGGTCGGTGCTTATAGGGTGGGTGATGTACTTGCTTTTTCTATAAAACCGACACTTGAGTTTGTATTCATAACGAATTGGATTGTTGTTTTCATGTCGCTTAACTGTATTTATTAGCTGATTCCCTTCCTGGACGTGTGAAATCTGACGTTCGTGCTCCATTGGTTGAAAGGGATAAGGTGCGTCattgtagaatttgttttgtatGGCGCATTAGCTCTCTCTTCTCTGTCTTGACAAACGtcatatttgtttaatttttttctaaatttaattatatgtccTTTGTCTGGTTCGGTGcaataataattcttttaagtGTATGATCTTAATTGCGCTTGCCTTTAGTGGTAACTTTTTCCAATTAATTTGCAATAAGTTAATAACTTTATTTGTGTTGATTTATTCTCAGGATGCACTTAAAAATGTAATACCATCTCATACATCTTCCAGCATCTCATCTAGCAATCCAGGTGGTTCCATGGAAGGTGAGACTGGTGAACACTCAGCTGCAGAGCAAGGCTTTTACTATCCACCTACTAGCTATTACCCTTATTACTACTCAGGTAGACATTAAACTGGTGATTTAATTAGCTCTTTCGAAATGATAATTTAGCGTCTTAACTTTGGCTTTAGTTTGAATTAGGTAGATATGATATTTCATGTTCGTGTTTTTGCTATTTCAGTATATAATGGAAGTAATAATCATTTGGATGGTCTGGGATATCTGGATGCTGGCAGTTCTTCCTATAAAGTATTTTCTTCATTTGTCCTTTCATTTTGATCCGAGTTATCTTTTTTGTTGTTTAATTTATCCTCACACATTCAGTTTGCAAATTTGCTAATCTGATGATGGTGGACAAAAATCTAATTCTAATGTTTTTTGCCCACAGTCAGATGATGGTTCGCATCTCTATTATATGCCTACCTATAACAGTTACCCTGCTGCCTCATACATGTGTGTTGATGGAAATCAGCCCTACTACTCTACGTCAGGGTATCAACAGAATGCAGATGCGTATGGGTCAGAACTCATGCGACAATACTACTTAAATGCAGCGCAAGCTAGCGATGCCACACACCGGACAGCTGCTGTACGTGGTGGAGCAAAACTCTCTTTGAGCTCTGACATTTCAGAAAATACAATTGGTTCTGATGATCGAATGAAAAGATACAACTTTCTTGATAGTAAAGCACCGAATTTAGCTCAGAATGCTAAGTCACATTCCTCTGCCTCATCAAAGTTGTATGAGTCTCTGCTTAATGACCAGTCTCTAAGAAACTTCCATCAGGTGTTGTTTCTAATGCAAGAATTCAGCATAATGTTTCATATAGAAATTATGTTTTACTTTTGTTGATCGGATTGCGTAGAATTGATGGTTTCTTGTCAAGTGATGCAGTTGGCAATTGGAGTATGCAGTTGACCTTTTGTGGTCTAACAACTACAcctttgtttgtttttttagcTAACCTCCTGCTTTAGTTTTCTATTAATATTAGTCAACCTTTTTGAAGAATTTATCAATCCCGTCTTTCCATGAGCAACTTGTTAAATTTGGACGCATGTTAGTTTAAGCCATTTCAGCATGAATAAGCATATATAACCTAAAGTCTGATCTTAATTTGATTGGAAgagttgttttatattttaattaattaccatATAATAACTATGTCTTCATTAACATCTGAGTTTTATATCCTGATCAAtgacatgttttttttattgtcTTCTGCAGATGGGCTCCAGATACATGTTAACAGGTGATGCACAGAATTCTCAACCATACAGAAATTGGTCATCATTTACCGGTACTAAGCAAGGTGGCTACTTTGCAAATGATGCCTCACTGAACTACAAAAGTGCAGATCTTAGAATGTGCCGTGGCAACAATGGTTCATCTTCGAGTAAAAAGCCTGTGCTAGGGGAGTTGGAAGACACAACTGACGCAACTCGTGGTCCTCGGAGACACAGCAAGAACACCCCTTTGGGCTCATCATCTGAGAAGGAACAGACCGGGCGCTTTATGAATaaatatcagtttaatatagaAGATTTCAGAACTGAGTACGCTAATGCGAAGTTTTATGTAATCAAGTCATACAATGAGGATAACGTTCACAAATCCGTCAAGTACAATGTGTGGTCAAGTACTCCGGATGGAAATAAAAAACTAGATGCAGCATTCCGTGATAAAATGGCCAAAACTAGTGAAGCAGGAATAGAATGTCCAATCTTTCTATTTTTTTCGGTAGGTTTACAATTAATATGCATATTATTTGTTTCTGTTTTAGATAGTATATCCTTGTTTTGTGCACTTGTCTTATTGCGATTACCTAACCCAACTGAACTTCAGGTTAATGGAAGTGGCCAGTTTGTAGGCGTGGCTGAGATGATTGGGCCGGTGGATTTTGATAATAACTTGAACTTTTGGGAGTACAACAAGTGGAATGGTTATTTCCCAGTTAAGTGGCACATTATTAAAGATGTTCCGAATGCACAATTGCGGCACATAATCCTCGAGAACAATGACAACAGACCCGTAACTTTTACTAGGGATACTCAGGAGGTATATTAAGCGACGTTCTTATACAGTTTTGCAGCTTTTGCTTTTGTCTTTATATTCCTTGCAAACTGCTCCCTCTTTTACTGTAATGATACAAAAGCTAAAAGGATATTTTTCTGATACACAAGCACAAGAAATATTTGTTTATGTTTCCTTTATAtcaaatcttgattttattattgCCCTGTGAGTCTAATCTTTAAATCACTTCACTTTGTTGAGGTTTATCTTGGGTGATTTATCATATCTGCAGATTGGACTCGAGCAAGGTCTAGAAATGCTTCGCATATTCAAAACTTTTGCAGAAGAAACTTCGCTGTTGGAAGACTATAACTTCTATGAAAAGCGAGAGCAGTCAGTTGAAGCCAGGAAACTCCCTGCTCCTCAAACTGAAATGTATGGGAATCATGATTCTCCGGTAAGTGTTTGCCACCTTGCCCATCACAGATTAAAGTCTATTGGTTACCCAATTGTTTTTCCacctttatttattataatgatataaactATATATGAAATCACAAAACATTGTAATATGATTAGTAAACCTAAACTTTCCAGTTTTCTAATGGTTTATATAACTGATAATTTTGCATGTTTAATCTTATTTATACAGAAACTTAAAAAGGAGTGCAAAAGAGTTGTGGATGAAGAATCTAGTGCTGGCAACAATTTTTGTGACTCAACATCAGCCCTGATTGAGCTTGCGAAAAGCCTCTCCCTTACAGACTAATCATCTTAAAATCTCTGGCATAGAACTTCTGAGAACAAACGATAACTAGTTTTGCTTCAGTTGATAGTATTATCCTGGAGTCATTTTGTATTATCAACTTCAAAGAAACTGTTTCGTGTCGTCATGTCTTTATGTGATTATAAACTTCAAACTAGTATCCTGGAGTCATTTTGTGGTTGTCAACTTTAAAGATTCTGTTTATGTGCTATGAAAATATGGTTACATTGTTCAGATCATTTTGCGGTCATGGTAGCTAGtattttgcgtgaaaatgttaTACATGGGCttaaatttttatctttatGCTCCTTGGTGCCTTGGTGGTCGTAGCTGGATTTTGCAAACATGATTTGATCTCAACAGATATTGTGTGCTGTGATATGTCAACGAAAACAAAGATATGAAACACACACTTTCGCTGATTTGATCatttgtttttgaatgaaagagaGATGTTGATATGAATGATTACTTTTAGACTTTTAGTTGATTATTTCCAATTGATTTcatgattacttttaatatttcaaaattatttttgtgatattagtaTTGATCCCGAGATTTGGGGTTGTGCTAGTAGTTGTGGATGTGGTTGCAAATAGTcaactataaatataaatatagctttcgtatttttacaaatattttttgaaaaacaatatttttataatttattttaaatataaaagtaaatTTACGAAAACAAATTTAGACTTggatatttaagaaaaatatcctaaaatttaatattaaaatttatgtgaCGAATGACATAGACGGGCTTGAACTAGTTACAAGTTCAAAGGGGTTGAACTAGTTACAAGTTTAAAACTCTTGATTGGTTTGACTCTGGTCCATTTGGAGATTGTTAAACAACATATTTAATTGTAACAGGTTCGACTTTAATACATCCGGAGATTGTTAAACAACATATTCAATTGTAAGATTATATAGgtcctgtttggaagttagataTTTGGGGTAAAATTAGAACCTTAAGTTGGTTTTGAGGTTTGACCATCAGAGTCCGATAAAATTGGTGTTTGGTAGtgagcggattgaaatagagatttaaaaagctaattttaaaaaagctactttgaggagttttttgggttagcggtttcggtatgtgtcacaaaaagctcatcaaacagctatttaccaaacagttttacaacaAACCGCTAATTCAATTTGCTAGTTAAAATATCTATTTCAATCAACTAGTCGAAACATCTTATTCAATCAGCTAACAGTTAACcgctaattaaaaaaaaatgtaaaatcatttgtatagttaaaagtaatttaatgccccaatataattagattaattaatattatattcctAAAAGCAAAGTCCTTAAACCCTAGAGTCTGATTTGCCTCAAACCCTAATTCTCAATGCCGGATAGTGAATCACAGCCGTTGAGCTCCCAAAATATTCAAAAGTCGCCTGAGTTATCGCCGGAATCTTCGGATCGTCCGGCGAAGCTCGCGAAACTTATCGACGAAGACATTGAATTAACTGATATCGAGGAAACGATGAATCAAAGGCCTGGAATTCAAAGATACTTATTGGCAGTTGAGTACAGTGGCACTCGATTTTGTGGTGCTCAACAACAACCTACCGCCAGAACTGTTGTTGGTGTTCTCCAGGTATATTCcccatatatatgtatgtatatgcttGTCAGTTGGTATCAATTTTACACAGagcgagggagggagggagcgagagagagagagagagagagagagagagagagagagagagagagagagaggaagggGAGAGATGTTATTTTGAAAGTTCAGattaaagtttaaatttgtatacttagcaaaaaaaagtttaaatttgtaatttttggtGTTGAAGTGTTTAATACGGAATTTTTTTGtagatgatatattaaatttttctttaGTATCTGTAATTTGTGCATGATTAGTAGTGTTAGTGATTGCGATAGAAATTGTCTATAAACTAAGCACATATGCACATATTAGCGGCTCTGCCACATGCATTGGTTTTGAAACCAGGCAGAGTTTCTTTATATGATGCACTGTTTGAGAAGTTTACGAAGCTTTTATTTGTTTGAAAATGGTTGCAGCATATGTTAGTATGTTCATTGAAGATTTATATTTATACATTCAAAATTTGAGCTTGCCTTTAGATTACAGTGTATTATCTTTTATAACCTACATAGTGTCCAGATTTATgaaaaatttgtatattttacGTTTGCAGCTTATGATAGGCTTATGATTGTTGATTTTGCAAACAATCTattctaaactttaattcaaatttgTATTATACTGTTTGCAACTCAAAGGTTATGCATATTAATTTGCTGATTATCTAACAGCTGTATTTTTCTTTACATAGGAAGCATTCCGTAAATTTATTGGACAGTCGGTCTCTGTGACCTGCTCAAGTCGAACAGTAAGTTACTCATATAGGATGTTAACTGATATTAGTCGATGCTGACTAATAAGATTTTGTATTATCTCTTCATTAACCTATCAAATTTTAACAGGATTAGAAGATTGGCTTATTAGAATAtgaattttgtataattttatgtaCCACTTTTCTGTCCAAGTACAATCTCTTATTGGCTCTGACATGGAATTGCTAATTTATCAGTAAACTCTTAGCTAAGGAAACAGTACTTTTTGCACTAGCCATTCACGTCTTTCTTTGCCTAGAAGGGCACACATATATATCTTGTtgctaattctttttctagatttaTCTCAAGTTCAGTTATCTTGAAActgtttattattatattggtcaaGTATCTCATAACTTGTAAACAATACGAGATTTTAAACTAGAGTATGAAACATGTGTCAAATTTAATGATATtgattttaaagtttaaactgCATAGGGCCTTTTTGGTCTGTGAGATGTACTGGAAATATATTTCTCATTGTGTCTGTAATAGATATCTTTCCTCTTAATCTCCTATTTTGTCACAAGGTTGGGCATAATTCTCCTGACAAGTTTTGCTACATTTGAACACATGGAAATATTATCGACTAATAAGTTTAATTTAATCTTTTCTCTGTCTAAATGAAACTTAGACGTTCATAACATAGCTAAAGCCACCTTTAATATGTATGTAAGATAGGATTGCGAATCAGACTGTTACTACTGTATACCTTACAATTTACAACTCCTTGATAGCACTGGATTTCGCCATGTCTTCACATGTTCTGTGATATATTATTGATCTGGCTAAGAGTTGTACAAGGCATACAGAACCTGTCACATAATTACCTTGCTTGCATGTTCTGTCAACCCCAGTTGGCTGATCTGTAAAGCTTTACCAAAATCCTGCTTGTAATCTTAAACATAGTTCTTATGAAAGTTTTCAATTAATCTTCAGGTTCCCTTATCAGTGCATGTTGTTTCTGTAATAGCATCCTAGGAAGTCTGAAAAACTTCTcatcagaatttaataaattactaGACAAATGCTGTCCAAGACCGAAGGATTAACTATCTTTTTGTCTGATGTCTATTTGTTTGGATTTTATGTTTGCTGTTATAGGATGCTGGAGTACATGCCCTATCAAATACTTTTCATGTAGATGTGGAGCGCATAAGTAAGAGGAAACCTGGAGAACTAGTAAGTTCTGATTTGTGAAAATCTGCTCTACTTGTATTTCCCCTTGCAAATGTCATCAGGGTAGCTGGCAGTACTGCCACTTTATTATGTAATGTTGCATCCTTGCCCAAGGTTAAGTAGATGTACATGTTTATGCATAGTAGTGCAATTATCTTCTCATTCTACTGCCTTTTAGATGATAGCTTAAGGCTgcattttgatttaaaattatataggcAGGCAATTCTTAACTTCTAAGCAGCTCCATGTATAAGATTAtagatttatatttaaattcccTGTAGCTACAGTCCAACTTTCACCAATTTTCAAGTTTTTTGAACAAACTGGTACATCAGAGATGATATTGGTAAGTTATGTGTATTGGTTGGTTAAGTTGAGGATTTTACAGAATATGATAAAAGGTTCTAATATTGAGCTATATTGAGCTAATCACTCCAAAGTTGATTTAagaatttttacaaaattaacttTGTTCATGTTATTGCAGTTGCCTCCACATGAACCTGGTGTTGTTATAAAAGCTGTGAATCATTTTCTGCAGGTATGTTTTCTTTATGTAATGAGTGATGAGCATACAAATGTATCTGCATACTGTTTCTCTTACTCCTGATTTATCATGTTCggtgtgtatgtatatagaaGTTGAGGATGAATAATCTTTGCATGatatacaagttgattcctttCAAAAATCCTACTTTGAATTTTTCTGTTTATTCCGGCTTCATCCTGGCTGTCTGAGTGCTTAAAATTCCAAAACTAGTTTTCAGATTCTTCAGAATTAAATCATAACTATTTCTTTGTCTGATGTATAAGTTAGTATAGTGAACTGAATTTATCTTAGAAAGTTTAATGGTGTCAAGGcttcaaaattttgaagtcAATTTTTCTTGTATACTCTCAAGTACTATTCTGAGAATCTGGAGCTCCTGTGATCGATATGCATTATCTAAGGCATTTGATTTGTGTCTAAGTTGGCTTCTGTTCTACGAATATACATCCTTTATCTTTAAAGatacatatttatatgaaattttgTAACAGAAGAATGAAGGCGATATTACAGTCCTGGATGCTAGATGCGTTTCATCTGATTTTCATGCTAGATATAGAGCTCAAGAGCGCACGTAGGTAACATATACTCTAATTCGTTGGTAACAGTTACATtggtttatttaaatttttacttgGTACAAATTCGATCTGCAGAGCTTATCTTATCCTACAACTGAGGATACGTTGTATCGTTGAACTATTTTAGTCCATGATCtgaattttattcaatttttttcgcactaattttttttttttttcaatttattggATGCATATATGGGGGTGTAAGGGTCTCTccttcatattttatatatttatgagagATAGCTTTTTCCTTTGTCTGTCTTCATGAAACTTTCCTGGGCAGGCTCTTCTTTGGGATGGCAAACAATGATACCTGATCAGTTCTGATCCAATTGGATATTACTGAACCctatattttggatttggattttttgTGCCCTGAACTGAGATCCGAAACTTGCTGCAAAGCTGATCCTATCCCGAAATCTGAtcataatacaaataatatatctcTTTATTTCAGTTATTTAATTGTTACTCAATAATCAAATCATTTAACTCTTTTGTTGCTTAGTAAATTATTTAGTTCTTAATCATATAATCATAATGATATAACATCCTAACAATATTTCTT
This region includes:
- the LOC108206972 gene encoding YTH domain-containing protein ECT1 is translated as MAGELKPEKSDSLPGRVKSDVRAPLVERDKDALKNVIPSHTSSSISSSNPGGSMEGETGEHSAAEQGFYYPPTSYYPYYYSVYNGSNNHLDGLGYLDAGSSSYKSDDGSHLYYMPTYNSYPAASYMCVDGNQPYYSTSGYQQNADAYGSELMRQYYLNAAQASDATHRTAAVRGGAKLSLSSDISENTIGSDDRMKRYNFLDSKAPNLAQNAKSHSSASSKLYESLLNDQSLRNFHQMGSRYMLTGDAQNSQPYRNWSSFTGTKQGGYFANDASLNYKSADLRMCRGNNGSSSSKKPVLGELEDTTDATRGPRRHSKNTPLGSSSEKEQTGRFMNKYQFNIEDFRTEYANAKFYVIKSYNEDNVHKSVKYNVWSSTPDGNKKLDAAFRDKMAKTSEAGIECPIFLFFSVNGSGQFVGVAEMIGPVDFDNNLNFWEYNKWNGYFPVKWHIIKDVPNAQLRHIILENNDNRPVTFTRDTQEIGLEQGLEMLRIFKTFAEETSLLEDYNFYEKREQSVEARKLPAPQTEMYGNHDSPKLKKECKRVVDEESSAGNNFCDSTSALIELAKSLSLTD